From Mucilaginibacter rubeus, a single genomic window includes:
- a CDS encoding carbon-phosphorus lyase complex subunit PhnI, with protein sequence MGYVAVKGGTEAIHNASELAEFYRVKGDTTPIDIKQIRAQMRLAIDKVMGEGGIYAPEYAAIALKQAEGDVYEAAFILRAFRTTLQRNYYSQVINTREMFVKRKISASFREIPGGQILGPTRDYTQRTLDTAKATETAIDIKTFLDGFDAKIDPEKLEGISTFGKVIDLLQQEGLLAPVDPTEDRSLVDITREAIKFPAPRSARLQMMARAETGGLMALGYSSQRGFGAVHPTVGELRYGTVPVRVKDAGGRNRYIGKIEVTENEMITGSKPAKKGTPPYFTIGYGLCFGHNETKVICMSTLDTAMRRPEMGAPANDQEFVLYHTEGVEAMGFTNHLKLPHYVTFQSSLSNTRAAVERNNKTNKEVEQQMIQMQSV encoded by the coding sequence ATGGGATACGTAGCAGTAAAGGGAGGCACCGAAGCCATCCACAACGCGAGTGAACTGGCCGAGTTTTACCGTGTAAAAGGTGATACAACCCCTATTGATATAAAACAGATCCGGGCGCAAATGCGCCTGGCTATTGATAAGGTGATGGGCGAGGGCGGCATTTATGCTCCTGAATATGCAGCCATAGCTTTAAAACAAGCTGAAGGTGATGTATACGAAGCCGCTTTTATATTGAGGGCTTTTCGTACTACTTTGCAGCGCAACTACTATTCGCAAGTGATTAATACCCGCGAGATGTTTGTTAAACGCAAGATTTCGGCATCGTTCCGTGAAATTCCGGGCGGGCAGATCCTCGGGCCTACGAGGGACTATACCCAACGTACGCTTGATACCGCCAAGGCTACCGAAACGGCTATCGATATAAAAACATTTTTGGATGGCTTTGATGCTAAGATCGACCCTGAAAAGCTGGAAGGCATCAGCACTTTTGGTAAAGTGATTGACCTGTTACAGCAGGAAGGCCTGCTGGCCCCGGTTGACCCAACTGAAGACCGCAGCCTTGTTGACATTACCCGCGAAGCTATCAAATTTCCGGCCCCACGGTCGGCCAGGCTGCAAATGATGGCCCGTGCCGAAACCGGTGGTTTAATGGCTTTGGGTTACAGCAGCCAGCGCGGTTTTGGTGCGGTACACCCAACCGTTGGTGAGCTTCGTTATGGCACCGTGCCTGTACGTGTAAAAGACGCTGGTGGCCGCAACCGCTACATCGGCAAAATTGAGGTTACCGAAAACGAAATGATCACGGGCAGCAAACCCGCTAAAAAGGGCACCCCGCCATATTTTACCATTGGCTATGGCTTATGCTTCGGCCATAACGAAACCAAAGTGATTTGCATGAGCACGCTGGATACCGCTATGCGCCGCCCCGAAATGGGTGCCCCGGCTAATGACCAGGAATTTGTTTTATACCATACCGAAGGTGTTGAAGCCATGGGCTTTACCAATCACCTCAAACTGCCGCATTATGTTACCTTCCAGTCAAGCCTGAGCAATACCCGCGCTGCGGTGGAGCGCAACAACAAAACTAACAAAGAGGTTGAACAGCAGATGATCCAGATGCAATCGGTTTAA
- a CDS encoding phosphonate C-P lyase system protein PhnL: MNILEVNDLSKVFNLHILNNKKIEALSDINFTMQEGEIIGLTGKSGSGKSSLMKCIYRTYLASSGQIIYTSKDGSLDLVKADDHRVIELRKTEINYCSQFLSVIPRVTAVDVVCENLFRIEKDKQVARDKAKQMLEELALPGELFDAFPVTFSGGEQQRINVARAIIASPRFLLIDEPTASLDARTKDVVIDMILGLKQNGTSVLCISHDEYTLERLCDRRIDLQFGRINEVEVVE; the protein is encoded by the coding sequence ATGAATATATTAGAAGTTAATGACCTGAGCAAGGTGTTCAACCTGCACATCCTCAATAACAAAAAAATTGAGGCCTTAAGCGATATCAATTTTACGATGCAGGAGGGGGAGATCATCGGGCTTACCGGTAAATCGGGTTCGGGTAAATCAAGTTTGATGAAGTGCATTTACCGCACCTACCTGGCATCATCAGGACAGATCATTTATACTTCAAAAGATGGCAGTCTTGACCTGGTTAAGGCCGATGACCATCGCGTTATAGAGTTGCGCAAAACCGAGATCAACTATTGCTCGCAGTTTTTGAGCGTGATACCCCGTGTAACCGCTGTTGACGTGGTCTGCGAAAACCTGTTCAGGATAGAAAAAGATAAGCAGGTTGCCCGCGATAAGGCAAAGCAAATGCTGGAGGAACTGGCCCTGCCGGGAGAATTGTTTGATGCCTTCCCGGTAACCTTCAGCGGTGGCGAGCAACAGCGTATCAATGTGGCCCGCGCCATAATCGCTTCACCAAGGTTTTTGCTAATTGATGAACCAACGGCTTCGCTTGATGCCCGTACCAAAGATGTGGTAATTGATATGATATTAGGTTTGAAGCAAAACGGCACCTCGGTGCTGTGCATCTCGCATGATGAATATACTTTGGAAAGGCTTTGCGACAGGCGGATTGATCTGCAGTTTGGCAGGATCAATGAGGTAGAGGTTGTAGAGTGA
- a CDS encoding alpha-D-ribose 1-methylphosphonate 5-triphosphate diphosphatase has product MRSFIISNATVVTPSEVLQNTSVLVEHGIITHIAPEIDEQIAVFSIDADGAILMPGIIDIHTDAMDAEIVPRSGADIPINVAFRELERKMSGCGFTTVYHSMHLGYDMAELHSRSKYTRDEVFETVHRASKGSTLLNNKIHLRFELSGVKAYESCFELMDKGYVQLLSVMDHTPGQGQISKEYFIAFAMKMGKSAEEAEQAFIEKLAMPVIAGKELEAMIKHAQQLHIPVASHDDDSVEKVDYMRGLGIDICEFPITMETAKHAAQLGMHVVGGASNILRGGSLSGNLNMKDAVLQGAVDSLCSDYYPPAIIHAIFKLYNEEGMPLPEAVKMATLNPAKAVGINNHTGSIETGKDADLVIVKLLDGIPMVTHTIVRGHIVAQASNKINYNKDYQPDNNLSLTNEL; this is encoded by the coding sequence ATGAGATCATTCATTATCAGTAATGCCACGGTGGTAACGCCATCTGAAGTGCTTCAAAATACCTCGGTATTGGTTGAGCATGGCATTATTACACATATCGCTCCTGAAATTGATGAACAAATTGCCGTTTTCAGCATTGATGCTGATGGCGCTATCCTGATGCCGGGCATTATCGATATCCATACCGATGCTATGGATGCCGAGATCGTTCCTCGTTCGGGTGCCGATATTCCTATCAATGTGGCTTTCCGTGAGCTGGAACGCAAAATGAGTGGTTGCGGCTTTACTACCGTTTACCATTCTATGCACCTCGGCTATGATATGGCCGAATTGCATTCGCGCAGTAAATATACCCGCGATGAGGTTTTTGAAACCGTGCATCGTGCTTCAAAAGGCAGCACGCTTTTAAATAACAAGATCCACTTACGGTTTGAACTATCGGGTGTAAAGGCTTACGAAAGCTGCTTTGAACTGATGGATAAAGGTTATGTACAGCTGTTATCCGTAATGGACCATACCCCGGGGCAGGGGCAGATTAGCAAGGAATATTTTATAGCCTTCGCCATGAAAATGGGTAAATCGGCCGAAGAGGCTGAGCAGGCTTTTATTGAAAAACTGGCGATGCCGGTCATCGCCGGAAAAGAGCTGGAAGCCATGATCAAGCATGCACAGCAGTTACACATTCCTGTAGCGTCACATGATGACGACAGCGTAGAAAAAGTTGATTATATGCGCGGTTTAGGCATAGATATCTGCGAATTTCCTATCACTATGGAGACCGCAAAGCATGCTGCCCAATTAGGCATGCATGTGGTTGGCGGCGCTTCAAACATATTGAGAGGCGGTTCGCTTTCCGGTAACCTGAACATGAAGGACGCGGTGTTACAAGGTGCGGTTGATTCGTTATGTTCCGACTACTACCCGCCGGCTATTATTCATGCTATATTTAAGTTATATAATGAAGAGGGTATGCCGTTGCCCGAAGCGGTGAAAATGGCAACCCTGAACCCGGCTAAAGCGGTAGGGATCAACAATCATACTGGCAGTATCGAAACCGGCAAAGATGCCGATCTGGTCATCGTGAAGCTACTTGAC
- a CDS encoding alpha-D-ribose 1-methylphosphonate 5-phosphate C-P-lyase PhnJ, with the protein MIENTKYTNKYNFAFIDEATKKEIRRKLLKAVAIPGHQVPYSSPEMPISRGWGTGGLHITLAVIGKEDVFKIIDQGSDASVNACNLREFVNGMTGCKTTFDTAEATLIQTRHRITEEELTYKQIIVFQVPLPEPLRMVERYEYKTLQMHAEADYAKMYVSLYESYVRHGAIMQGAGYPVMVNGRYIMSPSPIPRWDTPNLNQAQTLFLFGAGREKRLYAVPPFTDVEPLEFEDVNFEIEDFSKSECYKTGYKKAFLDEIYSDEGERKFVISDSNFLDKKSEKQETHQYSNKYIDQLQEYGL; encoded by the coding sequence ATGATTGAAAATACCAAGTATACCAACAAATACAATTTTGCCTTTATTGACGAGGCTACCAAAAAGGAGATCCGCCGTAAGCTCTTGAAAGCTGTGGCAATCCCCGGTCACCAGGTGCCGTATTCATCGCCCGAAATGCCTATTTCACGCGGGTGGGGTACGGGAGGCCTGCACATTACCCTGGCTGTTATCGGCAAGGAGGATGTGTTCAAGATCATTGATCAGGGTAGCGATGCCAGCGTAAATGCCTGTAACCTGCGCGAGTTTGTAAACGGGATGACGGGTTGCAAAACAACCTTTGATACAGCTGAGGCAACGTTGATTCAAACCCGTCATCGCATCACCGAAGAAGAGCTTACCTATAAACAGATCATCGTTTTCCAGGTACCCTTGCCCGAACCTTTGCGCATGGTTGAGCGTTACGAGTATAAGACGTTACAAATGCATGCCGAGGCCGATTATGCCAAAATGTATGTATCGCTTTATGAATCATATGTACGCCACGGGGCTATCATGCAGGGTGCGGGCTACCCGGTTATGGTTAACGGCAGGTACATCATGTCGCCATCACCAATACCACGCTGGGATACACCAAACCTGAATCAGGCTCAAACGCTGTTTTTATTTGGTGCCGGTCGTGAGAAGCGCCTTTATGCTGTGCCTCCCTTCACTGATGTTGAACCGCTGGAGTTTGAGGATGTGAATTTTGAAATTGAAGATTTCAGCAAAAGTGAGTGCTATAAAACAGGTTACAAAAAGGCTTTCCTTGATGAGATCTACTCGGACGAGGGCGAGCGTAAATTTGTGATCAGCGACAGCAACTTCCTGGATAAAAAGAGCGAAAAGCAGGAAACCCATCAATACAGCAATAAATACATAGACCAACTGCAAGAATATGGCCTTTAA
- a CDS encoding ATP-binding cassette domain-containing protein, whose translation MAFNEDNWLLRVRNITKIYGEPNDRTLDLTGPEFGSNICPETESIVACADISFDLYPGEVLGIVGESGSGKSTVVKMLYFDLEKTYGSAWLKPYNDGLLDILEESNQRKRYIRNTLMGMVYQNPRDGLNFGFSSGGNIAEKLIMAGQMNVANIRERASDLLNKTEVPVQRMDNRPGTFSGGMQQRVQISKAIANNPPLLFLDEVTTGLDVSVQAKVLDLIRELQTDLGIAMIVVSHDLSVIRMLTDRVMVMKNGRIVESGLTDQILQDPQHEYSQLLVSSLL comes from the coding sequence ATGGCCTTTAACGAGGATAACTGGTTGCTGCGTGTGCGCAACATTACCAAAATATACGGTGAACCAAACGACCGTACGCTGGATTTAACTGGTCCGGAGTTTGGTTCAAACATCTGTCCCGAAACAGAAAGTATTGTAGCCTGTGCCGATATCAGCTTCGACCTTTATCCCGGCGAAGTGTTGGGCATTGTAGGCGAAAGCGGATCGGGCAAGAGTACGGTTGTTAAAATGCTGTATTTTGATCTGGAAAAAACTTACGGTTCAGCATGGCTTAAACCATATAATGACGGTTTGCTGGATATTCTTGAAGAGTCAAACCAGCGTAAACGCTATATCCGCAATACCCTGATGGGCATGGTATACCAGAACCCGCGCGATGGGTTAAACTTTGGCTTTTCATCAGGAGGTAATATTGCCGAAAAGCTGATCATGGCGGGGCAAATGAACGTAGCCAATATTCGTGAAAGGGCTTCAGATCTGCTCAATAAAACCGAGGTTCCTGTACAGCGAATGGATAACCGCCCGGGTACTTTTAGCGGAGGGATGCAGCAAAGGGTGCAGATTTCTAAAGCTATAGCCAATAATCCGCCGCTCTTGTTTTTGGATGAGGTGACTACCGGTTTAGATGTATCGGTACAAGCTAAGGTGCTCGACCTGATCCGGGAGCTACAAACCGATCTGGGCATAGCCATGATCGTGGTATCGCATGACCTTTCGGTTATCCGGATGCTTACCGATAGGGTAATGGTAATGAAAAACGGTCGGATTGTAGAAAGCGGCTTAACCGACCAGATCTTGCAGGACCCGCAACATGAATATTCGCAGCTACTGGTTAGCTCGCTGTTGTAA